In Opitutaceae bacterium TAV5, one genomic interval encodes:
- a CDS encoding abortive infection protein — protein MPSPLPASFSLLQSVILGLEIFLYCGGIGACAWSAWLTWRGLLPRRLSPWQADVTDFALGFLAVATGAVGGQFALARVGSRLTADPDLQLLIGGSGFQAGMLAGAVLAAVLIRRRIAEEAIAGEAIPAEATEMAAAGNRCGSIGGMPRAAAQGVVTVVAAIPLVGLSSFVWEVALNAAWHPVEEQDLVNIFTKGGSPLLLAAMTLFAVAVAPLTEELVFRAGLFRFLHRRMAPWAAMLVTSVTFASLHMNIAALVPLCVLGMVLAFAYERTGNILVPVIAHALFNLNTIILLLAGLGPPSP, from the coding sequence ATGCCGAGCCCGTTGCCTGCTTCATTTTCGCTTCTCCAGTCCGTGATTCTCGGGCTGGAGATTTTTCTGTACTGTGGCGGGATCGGCGCGTGCGCGTGGAGCGCCTGGCTGACCTGGCGCGGCTTGCTGCCCCGGCGCCTGTCACCGTGGCAGGCGGATGTCACGGATTTCGCGCTGGGGTTTCTCGCTGTGGCGACGGGAGCCGTCGGCGGGCAGTTTGCCCTCGCGAGGGTGGGCAGCCGGCTCACGGCGGACCCGGATCTGCAGCTTCTGATCGGCGGTTCGGGTTTCCAGGCCGGCATGCTCGCCGGGGCGGTGCTGGCGGCGGTGCTCATCCGCCGGCGGATCGCGGAAGAGGCCATCGCCGGAGAGGCGATTCCCGCCGAGGCCACGGAGATGGCCGCCGCCGGAAACCGTTGCGGCAGCATCGGCGGCATGCCGCGGGCGGCGGCGCAGGGGGTGGTGACAGTGGTGGCGGCGATCCCGCTGGTCGGACTGTCCTCGTTTGTCTGGGAGGTTGCCCTGAATGCGGCGTGGCATCCCGTCGAGGAGCAGGACCTGGTGAACATTTTCACCAAGGGAGGTTCGCCGCTGCTGCTCGCGGCGATGACGTTGTTCGCGGTCGCGGTGGCCCCGCTGACTGAAGAACTCGTGTTCCGCGCCGGGCTGTTTCGTTTCCTGCACCGGCGGATGGCTCCGTGGGCGGCGATGCTGGTCACGTCGGTGACGTTTGCCTCGCTGCACATGAACATCGCGGCGCTCGTGCCGCTTTGCGTGCTCGGCATGGTGCTGGCGTTTGCCTACGAGCGCACGGGCAACATCCTTGTGCCGGTGATCGCGCACGCGCTTTTCAATCTCAATACCATCATCCTGCTGCTCGCCGGCCTCGGGCCGCCGTCACCCTGA
- a CDS encoding transcriptional regulator has protein sequence MALAQQKVEFVYATLARRIRTGFWRTGEVIPAEIDLAAEFHCSRGTVNRAISQLAREGWVERRTRAGTRVLAPQPVRTGGGSRRGGAAGKEGPAWTFIYPNMHHEGIARIARGFQDAVKAAGERAAMLTTGMDFRREAEMIGQLGPDDARGMVVYPVITSAEDQLYYMQMILACPLPVVLAEINLPGVGRPVVMADGLHAGREATRHLLAQGARRIGFLANYAWVPMVRDRYLGYRQALEEAGMPERELAVRLDGRMRPRFDTPLAEPEVLAREFLVAHPDIDAIVCGDDFLAHGCLRVARELGWAVPGRLRVIGIDGLRSLPATRPALTVYRVPFERIGAEAFALLRHAVANVEGETGTPVPAERFVRGELAVRRSG, from the coding sequence ATGGCACTGGCGCAGCAAAAGGTGGAGTTTGTGTACGCGACGCTCGCGAGGCGGATTCGCACGGGGTTCTGGCGGACGGGCGAGGTCATCCCGGCGGAGATCGATCTGGCGGCGGAGTTTCATTGCAGCCGGGGCACGGTCAACCGGGCGATCTCGCAACTGGCGCGGGAGGGCTGGGTGGAGCGGCGGACGCGGGCGGGCACGCGGGTGCTGGCGCCGCAGCCGGTACGGACGGGCGGCGGGAGCAGGCGCGGAGGAGCCGCGGGGAAAGAAGGGCCGGCGTGGACGTTCATTTATCCCAACATGCATCACGAGGGCATCGCCCGGATCGCGCGCGGTTTCCAGGATGCGGTGAAGGCGGCGGGCGAACGCGCGGCGATGCTGACGACAGGCATGGATTTTCGCCGCGAAGCGGAGATGATCGGGCAGCTCGGCCCGGACGATGCGCGCGGGATGGTGGTGTATCCGGTGATCACGAGCGCGGAGGATCAGCTTTATTACATGCAAATGATCCTGGCGTGCCCGCTGCCGGTGGTGCTGGCCGAGATCAACCTGCCGGGGGTGGGCCGGCCGGTTGTCATGGCAGACGGGCTACACGCGGGGCGCGAGGCCACGCGCCACCTGCTGGCGCAGGGGGCGCGGCGGATCGGGTTTCTGGCCAACTATGCCTGGGTGCCGATGGTGCGCGACCGTTACCTCGGCTATCGCCAGGCGCTGGAGGAGGCCGGCATGCCGGAGAGGGAGCTGGCGGTGCGGCTCGACGGGCGGATGCGTCCGCGTTTCGACACGCCGCTGGCGGAGCCGGAGGTGCTGGCGCGGGAGTTTCTGGTCGCGCACCCGGATATCGACGCGATTGTGTGCGGCGACGATTTCCTGGCGCATGGCTGCCTGCGCGTGGCCCGCGAGCTGGGCTGGGCGGTGCCGGGGCGGCTGCGTGTGATCGGGATCGACGGCTTGCGCTCGCTGCCCGCGACGCGGCCGGCGCTGACGGTGTACCGGGTGCCGTTCGAGCGGATCGGGGCGGAGGCGTTTGCACTGCTGCGTCACGCGGTGGCGAACGTGGAGGGAGAGACCGGCACGCCGGTGCCGGCGGAGCGGTTCGTACGGGGAGAACTCGCGGTGCGAAGGAGCGGGTAG
- a CDS encoding ADP-ribosylglycohydrolase — MKSSSSDIKTRILGCWLGKSVGGTLGLPAEGRMDRLNFTFYDPVPTIAPPNDDLELQLVWLDLVEKLPGSAQVALTQEDFARAWLENLHYMWDEYGRCRWNLRRGVAARDAGVFENHFVSGMGSPIRSEFWACLFPGDAHSAAHYAALDATLDHGVEGIAGEVLFAAMQAHVAGGRSAVDAIAAARPLIPADSETARAAALVIDDHAAGVETWASREKLLAAHGNDNFTHAPLNVALTLWALLHGGGDFEKSILLAVNGGYDTDCTAATVGATIGLALGADAIPARWVAPIGDGVFIGPGIQGIKAPQTLGELTARTAALIGKLAPHAAVPDWAALTRPPATDLAALPGTLRIQPAATTAGAASVAWANGELPSAVKAAGGASWDWTPATGEPRLLVCLARAGARLYIDDRLVVDCPAGLPYVPATHRAPDKSKGTFTPVAGRVHRVRVELASHDPEQEASVILIYPNRHIAPWTTEEIPHLANLPAPVKK; from the coding sequence ATGAAATCCTCCTCCTCCGACATCAAGACCCGCATCCTCGGCTGCTGGCTCGGCAAATCCGTGGGCGGCACGCTCGGCCTTCCCGCCGAGGGCCGCATGGACCGCCTGAACTTCACGTTCTACGATCCCGTGCCGACCATCGCCCCGCCCAACGACGACCTCGAACTCCAGCTCGTGTGGCTCGATCTCGTGGAAAAACTCCCCGGTTCCGCCCAGGTGGCGCTCACGCAGGAAGACTTCGCCCGCGCCTGGCTGGAGAATCTCCACTACATGTGGGACGAATACGGACGCTGCCGCTGGAACCTCCGTCGCGGCGTGGCCGCCCGGGATGCCGGTGTATTCGAAAATCATTTCGTTTCGGGCATGGGTTCGCCCATCCGCTCCGAATTCTGGGCATGCCTTTTCCCCGGTGATGCGCACAGCGCCGCTCATTACGCGGCGCTCGACGCCACGCTCGATCACGGTGTCGAGGGCATCGCCGGCGAAGTCCTCTTCGCGGCCATGCAGGCGCACGTCGCCGGAGGCCGTTCCGCGGTCGACGCCATCGCCGCCGCCCGCCCGCTGATTCCCGCCGACAGCGAAACCGCCCGCGCCGCCGCGCTCGTCATCGACGACCATGCCGCCGGCGTCGAAACCTGGGCCTCGCGTGAAAAACTCCTCGCCGCCCACGGCAACGACAACTTCACGCATGCCCCGCTCAATGTCGCGCTAACCCTCTGGGCGCTGCTCCACGGCGGCGGCGATTTCGAGAAAAGCATCCTCCTCGCGGTCAACGGCGGCTACGATACCGACTGCACCGCGGCCACCGTCGGCGCCACCATCGGACTCGCGCTCGGCGCGGACGCCATCCCGGCCCGCTGGGTGGCGCCCATCGGCGACGGCGTTTTCATCGGCCCCGGCATCCAGGGCATCAAGGCTCCGCAGACGCTCGGCGAACTCACCGCCCGCACCGCCGCGCTCATCGGCAAACTCGCCCCGCACGCCGCTGTGCCCGACTGGGCCGCGCTCACCCGCCCGCCCGCCACCGATCTCGCCGCGCTTCCCGGAACCCTTCGTATCCAGCCTGCCGCGACGACTGCCGGCGCCGCTTCCGTCGCCTGGGCCAATGGCGAACTCCCGTCCGCCGTCAAGGCCGCCGGCGGGGCTTCCTGGGACTGGACGCCCGCCACCGGCGAGCCGCGTCTCCTGGTCTGCCTCGCCCGCGCCGGCGCCCGGCTTTACATCGACGACCGCCTCGTCGTCGATTGCCCCGCCGGCCTGCCGTATGTGCCCGCCACGCATCGCGCGCCGGACAAGTCGAAGGGGACGTTCACGCCCGTCGCCGGCCGCGTTCACCGCGTCCGCGTCGAACTCGCCTCGCATGATCCGGAGCAGGAGGCCTCGGTGATCCTCATTTATCCCAACCGCCACATCGCGCCTTGGACGACGGAGGAGATTCCGCACCTCGCCAACCTTCCCGCACCGGTGAAGAAGTGA
- a CDS encoding alcohol dehydrogenase, which translates to MSKTETCSVKAYSAASATAPLAPDTIRRREPTERDVQIEILFCGVCHSDLHFTRNEWSGVMPAAYPAVPGHEIVGRVTKVGPKVTKVKPGDLAGVGCMVGADLANCPFCKAGNEQFSPTQIGTYGGTEPVIGGPTHGGYSESIVVDEHFALHVPANLPLAAVAPLLCAGITTWSPLRHWKVGPGKKAGIVGIGGLGHMGVKFARAFGAHVVVFTTSPGKKDDALRLGAHEVVISRNADEMAKHAGTFDFILDAVSAEHDIDAYLRLLAPDGNLTLVGAPEKPLAVSAFSLLMGRKSLSGSPIGSIAETQEMLDFCGEHNITADVEIIPIQKINEAWDRLLKGDVKYRFSIDMASLKAG; encoded by the coding sequence ATGTCCAAAACCGAAACCTGTTCCGTCAAAGCCTATTCCGCCGCCAGCGCCACCGCGCCGCTGGCCCCCGACACCATCCGGCGCCGCGAGCCGACCGAGCGCGACGTCCAGATCGAGATTCTCTTCTGCGGCGTCTGCCACTCCGACCTCCACTTCACGCGCAACGAGTGGAGCGGGGTCATGCCCGCGGCCTATCCGGCCGTGCCGGGCCACGAGATCGTCGGCCGCGTGACCAAGGTCGGCCCCAAGGTCACCAAGGTAAAACCCGGCGACCTCGCCGGTGTGGGCTGCATGGTGGGCGCCGATCTCGCCAACTGCCCGTTTTGCAAGGCGGGCAACGAGCAGTTCTCGCCCACCCAGATCGGGACCTATGGCGGCACCGAGCCGGTGATCGGCGGTCCCACCCACGGCGGCTACTCCGAAAGCATCGTGGTCGATGAGCACTTCGCGCTGCATGTCCCGGCCAACCTTCCGCTCGCCGCCGTCGCGCCGCTGCTCTGCGCCGGCATCACCACCTGGTCGCCCCTGCGCCACTGGAAAGTCGGCCCGGGCAAAAAAGCCGGCATCGTCGGCATCGGCGGGCTCGGCCACATGGGCGTGAAGTTTGCCCGCGCGTTCGGCGCCCATGTCGTCGTTTTCACGACCTCGCCCGGCAAGAAGGACGATGCGCTCCGGCTCGGCGCACACGAGGTCGTCATCTCGCGCAACGCCGATGAGATGGCGAAGCATGCCGGCACCTTCGACTTCATCCTCGACGCCGTATCCGCCGAGCACGACATCGACGCCTACCTCCGGCTGCTCGCTCCCGATGGCAACCTCACCCTCGTCGGCGCGCCCGAAAAGCCGCTCGCGGTGTCCGCCTTCTCCCTGCTGATGGGACGCAAGAGTCTCTCCGGCTCGCCCATCGGCAGCATCGCCGAGACGCAGGAGATGCTCGATTTCTGCGGCGAGCACAACATCACCGCCGACGTCGAGATCATCCCGATCCAGAAGATCAACGAAGCCTGGGACCGCCTGCTCAAGGGCGATGTGAAGTATCGCTTCTCCATCGACATGGCCTCCCTGAAAGCCGGGTGA
- a CDS encoding cupin translates to MEIKRAGSQPSVKGPSDWFTGTVRIDPLFQANAPARASGGSVTFEPGARTAWHTHPLGQTLLVTAGFGRVQREGGPVEEIRPGDVVWFPPGEKHWHGAAPTTAMTHIAIQEQLDGKVVDWMEKVSDEHYRG, encoded by the coding sequence ATGGAAATCAAACGAGCTGGCTCACAACCGTCCGTCAAAGGACCGTCCGACTGGTTCACTGGCACGGTGCGTATCGATCCGCTGTTTCAGGCAAATGCCCCGGCGCGTGCGAGCGGCGGCAGCGTCACGTTTGAACCGGGAGCCCGGACCGCATGGCACACGCACCCGCTGGGTCAGACCCTCCTCGTAACGGCGGGCTTTGGCCGCGTGCAACGTGAGGGAGGGCCTGTCGAGGAAATCAGGCCCGGCGACGTGGTCTGGTTTCCCCCGGGCGAGAAGCACTGGCACGGCGCCGCCCCCACCACCGCGATGACCCACATCGCCATCCAGGAGCAGCTTGACGGCAAGGTCGTCGACTGGATGGAGAAAGTCAGCGACGAACACTACCGCGGCTGA
- a CDS encoding Crp/Fnr family transcription regulator, translating to MARLPAPPESATSHPYRQAALIATLRRSRMFADLPPADLAAVAEGCSTKTLQKGEILFREGEKAEGFFVVQTGQISIFRLTPDGREQIICVFAPPESFAEVVLASAERYPANAVALESSQVIRIGKEHFRDLIRQNPELALHMLASMSLHLKHLMQSLHEIKGLQIESRLAAWLLEHCPAFPAGDAADGPVRFVLPVSKKTLAGQLGVTSETLSRTFARFRKEGSIRVEGTVLHVLDRQALKTRAIGPS from the coding sequence ATGGCCCGTTTGCCCGCTCCTCCCGAATCCGCCACCAGCCATCCTTACCGTCAGGCCGCGCTGATCGCCACGCTGAGGCGGAGCCGCATGTTTGCCGACCTGCCTCCGGCCGACCTCGCCGCGGTGGCCGAAGGCTGCTCTACCAAAACGCTGCAAAAGGGGGAAATCCTGTTTCGCGAAGGCGAGAAGGCCGAGGGTTTCTTCGTCGTCCAGACCGGCCAGATCAGCATCTTTCGCCTCACGCCCGACGGCCGCGAACAGATCATCTGCGTGTTCGCTCCGCCGGAAAGTTTTGCCGAGGTCGTCCTTGCCAGCGCCGAACGCTACCCGGCCAACGCCGTCGCGCTGGAATCATCCCAGGTGATCCGGATCGGCAAGGAACATTTCCGCGACCTGATCCGCCAAAACCCCGAACTGGCGCTGCACATGCTCGCCTCGATGAGCCTGCATCTGAAGCACCTCATGCAGTCGCTGCACGAGATCAAGGGACTCCAGATCGAAAGCCGGCTGGCCGCATGGCTGCTCGAACATTGCCCGGCCTTTCCGGCGGGCGACGCCGCGGACGGGCCGGTCCGGTTCGTGCTGCCGGTCAGCAAGAAAACCCTGGCCGGGCAACTCGGCGTCACCAGCGAGACGCTTTCCCGCACCTTCGCCCGTTTCCGGAAAGAGGGCTCCATCCGTGTCGAAGGCACCGTCCTGCATGTGCTCGACCGCCAGGCTCTGAAAACCCGCGCCATCGGTCCGTCCTGA
- a CDS encoding globin produces MSNRSSPASLFQRLGGRDRLLFLLRRFYADVRQHAVIGPVFAAHIDDWPTHIEKIADFWSGVTGGPARYKGPMPAKHVPLGLEERHFEAWLGLWHRHCHAHLPPDEAQELIAAAEMIGQRLRFITARSQAAGPGTSGISSPAPSP; encoded by the coding sequence ATGAGCAATCGGTCTTCTCCGGCATCCCTTTTCCAGCGCCTCGGCGGGCGCGACCGTCTGCTGTTTTTGCTGCGGCGTTTTTATGCCGACGTACGCCAACATGCCGTCATCGGCCCGGTCTTTGCCGCGCACATCGACGACTGGCCGACGCACATTGAAAAGATTGCCGACTTCTGGTCCGGCGTGACAGGCGGTCCGGCGCGTTACAAGGGTCCGATGCCGGCAAAACACGTGCCCCTCGGTCTTGAAGAACGGCATTTCGAGGCCTGGCTCGGACTCTGGCATCGCCATTGCCACGCACACCTGCCTCCCGACGAAGCGCAGGAACTGATTGCGGCGGCTGAAATGATCGGCCAGCGTTTGCGGTTCATCACTGCCCGCAGCCAGGCGGCCGGGCCTGGCACTTCCGGAATCTCCTCACCTGCTCCTTCCCCGTGA